One Edaphobacter flagellatus genomic region harbors:
- a CDS encoding TolC family protein encodes MKQPAVSTSHIHLTAVRMIVLSLCFTSASAQGPQFQDLSLRDAIQSALNKRAELRAAAQTQESAIQLRRQARFIPNPRLFYQSENLRPGVDFLQGVDTYAYASEVLEVSGRRGTRIAAADSAVHRAQLTLEQQRRIIELRVAQAYWEALRLQYLRTLADQSVGFYREILDYHQKRFNEGKIAAVDLLRVRLEEARAEASADSSRLAEAQAKQRLAREMGLIITNNWRLTESFDVLNSPKEPVSTNDPQDERIEVSLARQAIDAARANLMTQKAQGRPDIDALFGYKRTAGFDTMIAGFQLNLPVFDRNQGAASAARFDVEASQSMLAAARQQSASDLALARMSYDTWRRQVSERYRPLLDQAVDIANISRAAYREGGTDLLRLLDSERLRVDTQSAWVEALGNYHQSVLSLEYAEGLEP; translated from the coding sequence ATGAAGCAACCGGCCGTATCGACATCCCACATTCATCTCACAGCCGTTAGGATGATTGTTCTATCGTTGTGCTTTACTTCCGCCTCCGCTCAGGGACCACAGTTCCAAGACCTATCTCTCCGCGATGCGATCCAATCGGCCTTGAACAAAAGGGCCGAGCTGCGGGCCGCCGCGCAGACTCAGGAATCCGCCATCCAGCTGCGTCGGCAGGCCCGCTTTATTCCGAACCCTCGGCTCTTTTATCAATCTGAGAATCTGCGCCCCGGTGTCGATTTCCTGCAAGGTGTCGATACCTATGCCTACGCCAGTGAGGTGCTGGAAGTGTCCGGGCGGCGGGGTACTCGTATCGCAGCAGCCGATAGCGCTGTTCATCGCGCTCAGCTTACCTTGGAACAACAACGGCGGATCATCGAGCTTCGCGTAGCCCAGGCCTACTGGGAAGCGCTGCGGCTGCAATACCTGCGAACGCTGGCGGATCAGAGCGTCGGATTCTATCGCGAGATCCTCGACTATCACCAGAAGCGGTTCAACGAAGGCAAGATTGCCGCGGTCGATCTGCTTCGCGTACGGCTGGAGGAGGCGCGGGCCGAGGCGAGCGCCGACTCCAGCAGACTCGCCGAGGCTCAGGCAAAGCAGAGACTGGCCCGCGAGATGGGCTTAATCATTACGAACAACTGGAGGCTTACCGAATCCTTCGATGTGCTCAATTCACCAAAGGAGCCTGTTTCTACAAACGATCCACAGGATGAGCGTATCGAAGTGAGCCTAGCCAGACAGGCAATCGATGCAGCCCGCGCCAACCTGATGACACAAAAAGCCCAAGGTAGGCCAGATATCGACGCGCTCTTTGGGTACAAACGTACGGCGGGTTTCGACACAATGATTGCTGGCTTTCAATTGAACCTGCCAGTCTTTGACCGCAATCAAGGGGCAGCATCCGCCGCACGATTCGACGTCGAAGCCAGTCAGTCTATGCTTGCCGCAGCGCGGCAGCAGAGCGCGAGCGATCTGGCTCTTGCGCGAATGTCCTACGATACGTGGCGGCGTCAGGTCTCGGAGCGCTACCGTCCGCTGCTGGATCAGGCCGTCGACATTGCGAATATCTCGCGGGCAGCCTACCGCGAGGGAGGCACGGACCTGCTCCGCCTGCTGGACTCGGAGCGACTGCGTGTGGACACGCAGAGTGCCTGGGTGGAAGCGCTGGGCAACTATCACCAGAGCGTCCTTTCTCTGGAATACGCCGAGGGTCTTGAGCCATGA